One stretch of Bombina bombina isolate aBomBom1 unplaced genomic scaffold, aBomBom1.pri scaffold_526, whole genome shotgun sequence DNA includes these proteins:
- the LOC128643632 gene encoding gastrula zinc finger protein XlCGF8.2DB-like: MGTLDLKNSGSISPGEFTNCNNPSHGQSANTSLSLQNQRSHMGNICSDCGKCFTRKSVLIRHQKIHIGEKAFSCSDCGKCFNEKLNLTKHRKIHTGEKAFSCSECLKCFTRKSNLTKHQKIHTGEKAFSCSDCGKCFTQQSSLIIHLNIHTGEKTFSCSDCGKCFTQKSSLIMHQKIHTGERAFSCSECEKCFTRKSHLFDHSKIHTGEKAFSCSDCGKCFTRKSHLFDHQKIHTGEKAFSCSDCGKYFTLKSNLIRHLKIHTGEKAFSCSECGKCFTLKSNLSKHQKIHTGEKAFSCSDGGKSFP, encoded by the coding sequence GTGAATTTACAAACTGCAATAATCCAAGTCATGGTCAGAGTGCTAATACTTCTTTaagtcttcaaaatcaaagaagtcaCATGGGAAAtatatgttctgactgtgggaaatgttttaccaggaaatcagtacttattaggcatcagaaaattcatataggagagaaagcattttcatgttctgactgtggaaaatgttttaatgAGAAATTAAATCTTACTAAGCATCGGAAAATTCATactggagagaaagcattttcatgttctgaatgtttgaaatgttttactcggaaatcaaatcTTACTAAGCATCAGAAAatacatacaggagagaaagcattttcctgctctgactgtgggaaatgttttactcagcaaTCAAGTCTTATTATTCATCTAaacattcatacaggagagaaaacattttcatgttctgactgtgggaaatgttttactcagaaatcctctcttataatgcatcagaaaattcatacaggagagagagcattttcatgttctgaatgtgagaaatgttttaccaggaaatcACATCTTTTTGACCATtcgaaaattcatacaggagagaaagcattttcatgttctgactgtgggaaatgttttaccaggaaatcACATCTTTTTgaccatcagaaaattcatacaggagagaaagcattttcatgttctgactgtgggaaatattttacgctgaaatcaaatcttattaggcatctgaaaattcatactggagagaaagcattttcatgttccgaatgtgggaaatgttttactctgaaatcaaatcTTAGTAAGCATCAGAAAatacatacaggagagaaagcattttcatgttctgacggTGGGAAATCTTTTCCCTGA